From Fundulus heteroclitus isolate FHET01 unplaced genomic scaffold, MU-UCD_Fhet_4.1 scaffold_42, whole genome shotgun sequence, one genomic window encodes:
- the LOC118560326 gene encoding tripartite motif-containing protein 16-like, producing the protein MEQNQLDRETLSCSICLDLLKDPVTILCGHSYCMKCIKNFWDEEDQKGIHSCPQCRETFTPRPVLKKNTMLAALVEQLKKTGLQAAPADLCYAGPEDVACDFCSGRKLKAIKSCLVCLASYCEKHLQPHYNSAAFKKHKLVEPSKNLQENICSRHDEVMKMFCRTDQKCICYLCPVDEHKGHDTVSAAAERTERQRELEVRRENIQQRIQDREKDVKLLQQELEAIKHSADKTVEDSEKIFTQLIRLIQKRSSDVKQQIRSQQETEGSRVKELQEKLEQEITELKRKDAELKQLSDTEDHNQFLHNYPSLSALSESTHSSSIKIRPLSYFEDVTAAVSELRDQLQDILRDAWTNISLRLTEVDVSLSEPEPKSRAGFLRYSCEITLDPNTAHSRLLLSEGNRKVTWRNKPQSYSSHPDRFTVWFQVLSRESLTGRCYWEVEMREGVFVAVAYKNISRAGGGNECVFGANDKSWALDCYQGGYKFGHNNIWTSVSGPGSSRVGVYLDHRAGILSFYSVSETMTLLHRVQTTFTQPLHAGVRVWSIEGSAEFCKLK; encoded by the coding sequence atggagcagaaccagctggaccgagaaaccttgtcctgttcgatctgtctggatctactgaaggatccggtgactattctctgtggacacagctactgtatgaagtgtattaaaaacttctgggatgaagaggatcagaaaggaatccacagctgccctcagtgcagggAGACCTTCACACCGAGGCCcgttctgaagaaaaacaccatgttagcagctttagtggagcagctgaagaagactggactccaagctgctcctgctgatctctgctatgctggacctgaagatgtggcctgtgatttctgctctggaagaaaactgaaagccatcaagtcctgtttagtctgtctggcctcttactgtgagaaacaccttcagcctcattaCAATTCAGCTGCATTcaagaaacacaagctggtggagccctccaagaacctccaggagaacatctgctctcgtcatgatgaggtgatgaagatgttctgtcgtactgatcagaagtgtatctgttatctctgccctgtggatgaacataaaggccacgacacagtgtcagctgcagcagaaaggactgagaggcagagagagctggaggtgagacgagaaaacatccagcagagaatccaggacagagagaaagatgtgaagctgcttcaacaggagctggaggccatcaagcactctgctgataaaacagtggaggacagtgagaagatcttcactcagctgatccgtctcatccagaaaagaagctctgatgtgaagcagcagatcagatcccagcaggaaactgaagggagtcgagtcaaagagcttcaggagaagctggagcaggagatcactgagctgaagaggaaagacgctgagctgaagcagctctcagacacagaggatcacaaccagtttctccacaactacccctcactgtcagcactcagtgagtctacacactcatccagcatcaagatccgtcctctgagctactttgaggatgtgacagcagctgtgtcagagctcagagatcaactacaggacatcctgagagacgcatggacaaacatctcactgagactcactgaggtggatgtttcactgtcagaaccagaaccaaaaagcagagctggattcttgagatattcatgtgaaatcacactggatccaaacacagcacACAGTCGTCTGTTACTATCAGAGgggaacaggaaggtgacatggAGGAATAAACCTCAGTCTTATTctagtcatccagacagattcactgTTTGGTTTCAGGTTctgagtagagagagtctgactggacgttgttactgggaggtggagatGAGAGAGGGAGTTTTTGTAGCAGTCGCTTACAAGAATatcagcagagcaggaggagggaATGAATGTGTATTTGGAGCTAATGACAAATCTTGGGCATTAGATTGTTACCAAGGAGGTTATAAATTTGGTCACAACAACATCTGGACCTCCGTCTCaggtcctggttcctccagagtaggagtgtacctggatcacagagcaggtattctgtccttctacagcgtctctgaaaccatgactctcctccacagagtccagaccaccttcACTCAGCCGCTACATGCTGGAGTTAGGGTTTGGAGCATTGAaggttctgctgagttctgtaAACTCAAATAG